The Vibrio tasmaniensis genome includes a region encoding these proteins:
- a CDS encoding energy-coupling factor transporter transmembrane component T family protein, protein MNASKVKFGINYIDTKSPLHALNGITKFVLFLAWVTVVLTTFDLRLIALLIVTGLFLLKLTNVPVRVYKPLLLGTVSVLSLNALFMYLLAPQQGTELIGSETLLLTLPGSYSLSQETLFYLVTVTLKYMSMFPIALIFVFTTHPTEFAASLNRIGVPYKIAYAVSLTLRYLPEVKKDFINIMHAQQARGVELSKKAPLLTRIKNVAKVLGPLIFSSLDRADEISNAMTLRGFGRHKSRTWYSYAPLKSIDFVWLMVIAFIVVLAIVKRVLEPQLFWYPF, encoded by the coding sequence ATGAATGCATCAAAAGTGAAATTTGGCATCAACTACATTGATACTAAATCACCACTACACGCACTGAACGGCATCACTAAATTTGTACTTTTTCTCGCTTGGGTGACTGTGGTTTTGACTACGTTCGACCTGAGATTGATTGCGTTGCTTATTGTGACTGGTTTGTTCCTGCTAAAGCTTACCAATGTGCCTGTGCGCGTTTATAAGCCTTTGTTATTGGGAACGGTGAGTGTACTGAGCCTAAATGCTTTGTTCATGTACCTGCTTGCCCCACAGCAAGGTACAGAGCTCATCGGTAGCGAGACTCTATTGCTGACACTGCCAGGAAGCTACTCGTTAAGCCAAGAGACCCTGTTTTACTTAGTCACTGTCACGCTCAAATACATGAGCATGTTCCCGATAGCGTTAATATTCGTCTTTACCACGCATCCGACCGAGTTTGCAGCAAGCCTCAACCGTATCGGTGTTCCATACAAAATCGCCTATGCGGTCAGCTTAACGCTACGTTATTTACCTGAAGTTAAAAAAGACTTCATCAATATCATGCACGCGCAACAGGCTCGTGGCGTCGAACTATCGAAGAAAGCACCTTTACTCACTCGCATCAAAAACGTGGCTAAGGTTCTAGGCCCACTGATTTTTTCTAGCTTGGACCGTGCAGACGAGATTTCAAATGCAATGACGCTACGAGGTTTTGGTCGACACAAGTCACGGACCTGGTATAGCTATGCACCGTTGAAAAGTATCGATTTTGTTTGGCTAATGGTTATCGCCTTTATCGTTGTGTTAGCGATCGTAAAACGTGTTTTAGAACCACAATTATTCTGGTATCCATTTTAG
- the glgB gene encoding 1,4-alpha-glucan branching protein GlgB: MELSSISKQKQIYTQLSQACFTDPFAFLGPYLPSEQGSLRVWIPGADKVELIVGKEPRIKLAREGESGFILKQERDLRFTHYKLAVDWNGVEQIIDDPYQYHDLYASYEDLHTPKDMYHHMGAQFITLERDGQTISGTRFLVYAPHATAASLVGNFNAWDGRRHPMQRLDYGMWGLFIPDLEEGAQYKFELKGPDGEGLPHKADPWGFYSEQYPSFSSVTYDHARYQWQDSQWQNRPVTQKRKEALSFYELHAGSWKRNAEGEFLNYRELAAELIPYLTDLGYTHVELMPVSEHPFYGSWGYQPIGLFAPTSRFGSPDDFKFFVDQCHQAGLGVVLDWVPAHFPSDDHGLANFDGTPLFHDPDPRRGWHQDWNSYIYDLGKEHVRRFLVANALYWFEQFHIDGIRVDAVASMLYLDYSRSHDQWIPNVDGGNENYDAIATLKWMNEEVYKHFPNAMTIAEESTAFPGVSAPTFMGGLGFGFKWNMGWMHDSLSYIQEDPINRKYHHDTITFPLVYAHSENYVLSLSHDEVVYGKGSIHNKMPGDEWQQTANLRAYMGYMYAQPGKKLNFMGAEFGQTAEWNHDDQLQWFLLEYERHQGVQRLTKDLNNLYRSEAAMHDLDFDPKGFEWRLQDSAEASILAHERISESGERVLVVSNFTPVPHERFRLGVPAQGQYSLLLNTDSADYAGSGFEVKQVAEVESVASEGLDTSIELRLPPLSTVFYKLD; this comes from the coding sequence TTGGAACTAAGTTCGATTTCAAAGCAAAAACAAATATATACCCAACTATCACAGGCTTGCTTCACAGACCCATTTGCGTTTTTAGGGCCATACTTACCGTCTGAACAAGGTTCATTACGAGTGTGGATTCCTGGAGCAGATAAAGTCGAGTTGATTGTTGGAAAGGAACCTCGTATTAAGTTAGCGCGAGAGGGTGAAAGTGGTTTCATTCTTAAGCAAGAAAGAGACTTACGTTTTACTCACTACAAGCTTGCGGTTGATTGGAATGGAGTAGAGCAGATCATCGATGATCCATACCAGTACCATGATCTGTACGCGAGTTATGAGGATCTTCATACACCTAAAGATATGTATCATCACATGGGGGCTCAGTTTATTACGCTAGAGCGTGATGGGCAGACGATTTCAGGCACGCGTTTCTTGGTGTACGCACCGCATGCAACAGCGGCTAGCTTGGTGGGTAACTTCAACGCTTGGGATGGTCGTCGCCACCCAATGCAACGCTTAGATTACGGTATGTGGGGCTTATTCATTCCCGATCTGGAAGAAGGCGCACAATACAAATTTGAATTAAAAGGACCTGATGGCGAAGGCTTGCCACATAAAGCTGACCCATGGGGTTTCTATTCTGAGCAGTACCCATCATTTTCATCTGTTACCTACGATCACGCTCGCTACCAGTGGCAAGATTCTCAATGGCAGAATCGCCCGGTCACGCAAAAGCGCAAAGAAGCCCTTTCATTCTATGAATTGCATGCCGGCTCTTGGAAGCGCAATGCTGAAGGTGAATTCCTAAACTACCGTGAGCTAGCGGCAGAGCTAATCCCATATCTAACGGATCTGGGTTACACACACGTCGAGTTGATGCCGGTTTCAGAACACCCGTTTTACGGCTCTTGGGGTTATCAGCCAATAGGCTTGTTTGCGCCAACAAGTCGTTTTGGCTCTCCAGATGATTTCAAATTCTTCGTCGATCAATGTCACCAAGCCGGTTTAGGTGTTGTTCTGGACTGGGTTCCTGCCCACTTTCCAAGTGATGATCACGGCTTAGCTAACTTTGATGGAACGCCTTTGTTCCACGATCCCGATCCACGTCGTGGTTGGCACCAAGATTGGAACTCGTACATTTACGACTTAGGCAAAGAGCATGTTCGTCGTTTCTTGGTAGCAAACGCTCTGTACTGGTTCGAACAATTCCATATCGACGGTATTCGTGTTGATGCGGTTGCTTCGATGTTGTACCTCGATTACTCGCGTAGCCATGATCAATGGATTCCGAATGTTGACGGTGGTAATGAAAACTACGACGCTATCGCGACCCTTAAGTGGATGAACGAAGAAGTGTACAAACACTTCCCGAATGCGATGACAATTGCTGAAGAATCGACGGCTTTCCCGGGTGTTTCAGCACCAACCTTTATGGGCGGTTTAGGCTTCGGTTTTAAGTGGAACATGGGTTGGATGCACGATAGCTTGTCTTACATTCAAGAAGATCCAATCAACCGTAAATATCACCACGATACGATTACCTTCCCGTTGGTTTATGCTCACAGCGAAAATTACGTATTGTCTCTATCTCACGATGAGGTGGTTTACGGTAAAGGCTCTATCCACAACAAGATGCCGGGTGATGAGTGGCAGCAAACGGCTAACCTACGCGCTTACATGGGTTACATGTATGCACAACCGGGTAAAAAGCTGAACTTCATGGGCGCTGAATTCGGTCAAACGGCTGAATGGAATCATGATGATCAACTGCAGTGGTTCTTGTTGGAATATGAACGCCACCAAGGTGTTCAACGCTTAACCAAAGATTTGAACAATCTATACCGCTCTGAGGCGGCAATGCACGATCTTGATTTCGACCCGAAAGGTTTTGAATGGCGTCTACAAGATTCTGCTGAAGCAAGTATCTTAGCTCATGAACGTATTAGTGAGTCGGGTGAACGAGTCTTGGTTGTTTCTAACTTTACGCCTGTTCCTCATGAGCGTTTCCGTTTAGGTGTTCCAGCCCAAGGCCAGTACTCGCTATTGCTGAATACTGACTCGGCTGATTACGCAGGCAGCGGTTTTGAAGTGAAGCAGGTTGCTGAGGTTGAATCAGTCGCGAGTGAAGGTTTAGACACGTCGATTGAGCTGCGTTTACCACCACTTTCAACGGTGTTTTATAAATTAGACTAA
- the malQ gene encoding 4-alpha-glucanotransferase: MKEQTVLKQVAEMANIADSYVSAWGDEAQVSEETITSLLASLGYDTSSDDALLKSAERKHRKDVLDPVLVLRDGEPVEVTLNLGVSARESEFSWRLETEQGEVLEGYLQSQVVRDERAEGGPLVFALPSDLAWGYHKLIVSRKRRKKPYEMTLIITPKACFKQSPIEQGKKLWGPSVQLYTLRTQHNWGIGDFGDLKQLVSDIASRGGDFVGLNPIHSLFPANPEGASPYSPSSRRWLNVLYIDVSSVPEFALSAEAQQTVGSAEFQQRLQKAREAHWVNYTEVSELKMSILPLLFAEFKTRHLDKNSDRAQAFLAFVEEGGESLMHQAAFDALHGELHAKDSGMWGWPVFPEKFRTFDSPATQKYIKDNLDQVHLYMYLQWLADCQINDAQSLAEEKGMAVGLYRDLAVGVADSGSETWADEGNLVMDASIGAPPDILGPLGQNWGLPPLNPEVLQETSYDAYIKLLRANMKHCGALRIDHVLGLLRLWWIPKGENATKGAYIYYPVQDMLSILALESHRYQCSVIGEDLGTVPDEIVDILADAGVHSYKVFFFETSEDDGGFISPKHYASQSMAALCTHDMPTLRGFWHCDDLKMGQEIGLYPDAQQLETLFDSRLECKQGILDSVAWHGFLPEGVGRDASQVPMDSYLAEALQLHVAAGGSTLLSVQLEDWLEMDKPVNIPGTVDEYPNWRRKLSMNLDEIFAHEGVNRIASKLTDVREKAAK, from the coding sequence ATGAAAGAACAGACCGTATTAAAACAAGTCGCAGAAATGGCAAATATTGCCGATAGTTACGTTAGTGCGTGGGGCGATGAAGCACAAGTATCAGAAGAGACAATTACGTCTCTATTGGCTTCATTGGGCTACGACACAAGCAGCGATGATGCACTGCTTAAATCTGCAGAAAGAAAGCACAGAAAAGATGTACTAGACCCGGTTCTTGTCTTGCGTGACGGTGAACCAGTAGAAGTGACACTTAATTTGGGTGTGAGTGCTCGTGAAAGTGAGTTCAGCTGGCGTTTAGAAACCGAGCAAGGAGAGGTACTTGAAGGCTATCTTCAATCTCAAGTCGTTCGTGACGAGCGTGCCGAGGGTGGCCCTTTAGTGTTTGCATTGCCAAGTGATTTGGCATGGGGTTATCACAAGCTCATTGTGAGTCGTAAGCGCCGTAAGAAGCCTTACGAGATGACATTGATCATTACGCCTAAAGCGTGTTTCAAGCAGTCACCTATTGAGCAAGGCAAAAAGCTTTGGGGACCAAGTGTTCAACTGTACACACTAAGAACTCAGCACAACTGGGGTATTGGTGATTTCGGTGACCTAAAACAGCTTGTTTCGGATATCGCGTCTCGCGGTGGTGATTTTGTTGGTCTAAACCCAATTCATTCACTGTTCCCTGCGAACCCAGAAGGTGCGAGCCCATACAGCCCGTCTTCACGTCGTTGGTTGAACGTCTTATACATAGATGTGAGTTCAGTACCTGAGTTCGCATTAAGCGCGGAAGCGCAACAAACGGTAGGCAGCGCCGAGTTCCAGCAGCGTCTACAGAAAGCTCGTGAAGCACACTGGGTGAATTACACCGAAGTGTCTGAGCTTAAGATGAGCATCTTGCCTCTGTTATTCGCAGAATTTAAAACTCGTCATCTAGACAAGAACAGCGATCGTGCACAAGCGTTCTTAGCGTTTGTTGAAGAGGGCGGTGAAAGCCTGATGCATCAAGCCGCGTTTGATGCGCTGCACGGTGAACTGCATGCTAAAGATTCAGGTATGTGGGGTTGGCCTGTATTCCCAGAGAAATTCCGTACATTTGACAGCCCAGCAACACAGAAATACATCAAAGATAACCTAGATCAAGTACATCTATACATGTACTTACAATGGTTAGCCGATTGCCAAATCAACGATGCTCAGTCTCTTGCTGAAGAGAAGGGCATGGCGGTTGGCCTGTACCGTGATTTAGCGGTAGGCGTTGCAGATTCTGGCAGCGAGACATGGGCTGATGAAGGCAACCTAGTGATGGATGCGAGCATTGGTGCTCCACCGGATATTCTTGGTCCTCTGGGTCAGAATTGGGGTCTACCTCCACTAAACCCAGAAGTGCTTCAAGAAACAAGCTACGACGCTTACATCAAACTACTTCGTGCCAACATGAAGCATTGTGGCGCATTGCGTATTGACCATGTTTTAGGTCTGCTGCGTTTGTGGTGGATTCCAAAGGGTGAGAACGCAACGAAGGGTGCGTACATCTACTACCCAGTGCAAGACATGCTGTCTATTCTGGCGCTTGAATCTCACCGTTACCAATGCAGCGTTATCGGTGAAGACTTAGGGACGGTACCAGATGAAATCGTAGACATCCTTGCTGATGCGGGCGTGCATTCTTACAAAGTATTCTTCTTCGAAACATCAGAAGATGACGGTGGTTTTATTTCTCCGAAGCACTACGCGTCACAATCGATGGCGGCACTGTGTACTCACGATATGCCAACGCTTCGCGGCTTCTGGCACTGTGATGACTTGAAAATGGGTCAAGAGATTGGTTTATACCCAGACGCACAACAGCTAGAAACTTTGTTCGATAGCCGCTTGGAGTGCAAGCAAGGTATCTTAGACTCAGTGGCATGGCACGGCTTCCTACCTGAAGGTGTTGGGCGTGATGCAAGTCAAGTACCGATGGACTCTTATCTTGCTGAAGCTCTTCAACTGCACGTTGCGGCTGGTGGCTCAACACTTCTGAGTGTTCAGTTGGAAGATTGGCTAGAAATGGATAAGCCCGTTAACATCCCTGGTACGGTCGATGAGTACCCTAACTGGCGTCGTAAACTATCAATGAACTTGGACGAAATCTTCGCTCATGAAGGCGTGAATCGTATCGCCTCTAAGCTTACTGATGTTCGAGAAAAAGCAGCTAAGTAA
- a CDS encoding glycogen/starch/alpha-glucan phosphorylase codes for MKPTQQKTFDKVSFQESVKKHLSATYATTIETADSRAWYLAMGRALAELTTFDLLETENDEKIKNAKSVNYLSLEFLIGRLTGNNLISMGLYEQITHAMEELGQNLTDLLEEERDPSLGNGGLGRLAACFMDSCAAQEYPTVGYGLHYEYGLFKQSFQDGRQQEAPDAWRGVEGYPWEVARPELAQHIGFYGHVEVEFIDGKEVRTWVPGMEVKAMPWDLPIVGYESNTVYPLRLWECQAIAPFSLASFNNGDYFEAQHSLIDAGNITKVLYPNDNHEKGKTLRLMQQYFHSAASVRDILRRHEAAGFSLEDLPKQETIQLNDTHPTIAIPELMRILIDEKGLTWDQAWEISAHTFAYTNHTLLPEALETWSESLINRLLPRHMEIIFEINHRFMQEVRKMWPGDGEKQAKLSIIQEGFHRMVRMANLCVIGSYKVNGVAALHSQLVKKDLFPEFNEIFPGKLTNVTNGITPRRWLKFCNPGLSNLITGKIGSEWPAKLEQLEGIAKFATDAKFQKEFMAVKKENKQRLADWVQENMGIELDTNAIFDVQIKRLHEYKRQHLDLLHILSLYHRILNEPGFECEPRVCFFAAKAAPGYHLAKEIIFAVNKIAEKINNDPRIGNKLKVVFIPDYRVSMAEIIIPAADVSQQISLAGKEASGTGNMKMALNGALTIGTMDGANVEIREEVGDENIYIFGLEVDGVVALKAQGYNPYDYYNADPLLKASLDLLTGDEFTPGQPGLLRATFDSLLDGGDPYLCLADFASYVKAHEDMGTQYKDQAGWAKKAILNTALVGKFTSDRSIRDYVNNIWKLEAVNR; via the coding sequence ATGAAACCAACTCAGCAAAAAACTTTCGATAAAGTGTCGTTCCAAGAAAGCGTTAAAAAGCATTTATCTGCAACTTACGCAACAACGATTGAAACAGCAGATAGCCGCGCATGGTACCTAGCAATGGGGCGTGCGCTAGCAGAATTGACAACATTTGATCTGCTAGAAACTGAAAATGATGAAAAAATCAAAAACGCGAAGAGCGTTAACTACCTTTCATTAGAGTTTTTGATTGGTCGTCTAACAGGTAACAACCTGATCAGCATGGGTCTGTACGAACAGATTACTCATGCAATGGAAGAGCTAGGCCAAAACCTAACTGACCTTCTAGAAGAAGAACGCGACCCATCGCTAGGTAATGGTGGTCTTGGTCGTCTTGCTGCTTGTTTTATGGATTCTTGTGCTGCACAAGAGTACCCAACAGTAGGCTACGGTCTTCACTATGAATACGGCCTATTCAAACAGTCTTTCCAAGATGGTCGTCAACAAGAAGCACCAGACGCATGGCGTGGTGTTGAAGGTTACCCATGGGAAGTCGCTCGTCCAGAACTAGCACAACACATTGGTTTTTACGGTCATGTAGAAGTTGAATTCATCGACGGTAAAGAAGTTCGTACTTGGGTTCCAGGTATGGAAGTAAAAGCAATGCCTTGGGATCTACCTATCGTAGGTTACGAGTCAAACACGGTTTACCCATTGCGTCTTTGGGAATGTCAGGCAATTGCACCATTCTCACTAGCAAGCTTTAACAACGGTGATTACTTCGAAGCGCAACACTCGCTAATCGATGCAGGTAACATCACGAAAGTTCTTTACCCGAACGACAACCATGAGAAAGGTAAGACACTGCGTCTAATGCAGCAGTACTTCCACTCAGCAGCGTCAGTTCGCGATATTCTACGCCGCCACGAAGCAGCAGGTTTCTCTCTAGAAGATCTGCCTAAGCAAGAAACGATTCAGCTGAACGATACGCACCCAACGATTGCGATTCCTGAGCTAATGCGCATCCTGATTGATGAGAAAGGTTTAACTTGGGACCAAGCTTGGGAAATCAGTGCTCATACGTTCGCATACACGAACCACACACTACTTCCTGAAGCGCTAGAGACTTGGTCTGAATCTCTGATCAACCGTCTTCTTCCACGTCACATGGAAATCATCTTTGAAATCAACCACCGCTTCATGCAAGAAGTTCGCAAGATGTGGCCTGGTGACGGTGAGAAACAAGCGAAGCTTTCTATCATCCAAGAAGGTTTCCACCGCATGGTTCGCATGGCAAACCTATGTGTGATTGGTTCTTACAAAGTAAATGGTGTAGCTGCACTTCACTCTCAACTTGTTAAGAAAGACTTGTTCCCAGAGTTCAACGAAATCTTCCCAGGTAAACTGACTAACGTAACGAACGGCATCACGCCACGTCGTTGGTTGAAGTTCTGTAACCCAGGTCTATCTAATCTAATCACAGGTAAGATTGGCTCTGAGTGGCCAGCAAAACTTGAGCAGCTAGAAGGCATCGCTAAGTTTGCAACAGACGCGAAATTCCAAAAAGAATTTATGGCTGTTAAGAAAGAAAACAAACAGCGTCTTGCGGATTGGGTTCAAGAGAACATGGGTATCGAGCTAGATACTAACGCTATCTTCGACGTTCAAATTAAGCGTCTACACGAATACAAGCGTCAGCACCTAGATTTGCTACACATTCTGTCTTTGTACCACCGTATTCTTAACGAACCTGGTTTCGAGTGTGAGCCACGCGTATGTTTCTTCGCAGCGAAAGCAGCACCGGGTTACCACCTAGCAAAAGAAATCATCTTCGCGGTTAACAAGATTGCAGAGAAGATCAACAACGATCCTCGCATCGGTAACAAGCTTAAAGTGGTATTCATCCCTGACTACCGTGTAAGCATGGCTGAAATCATCATCCCTGCAGCAGACGTTTCTCAGCAAATCTCATTAGCTGGTAAAGAAGCTTCAGGTACGGGCAACATGAAGATGGCTCTAAACGGCGCTCTAACTATCGGTACGATGGATGGTGCAAACGTTGAGATTCGTGAAGAAGTTGGTGATGAAAACATCTACATCTTCGGCCTAGAAGTTGACGGTGTTGTCGCATTGAAAGCTCAGGGTTACAACCCATACGACTACTACAATGCAGACCCACTATTGAAAGCATCTCTAGATCTACTGACTGGCGATGAGTTTACTCCAGGTCAACCAGGTCTTCTACGTGCAACGTTTGATAGCCTATTAGACGGTGGTGACCCTTACCTATGTCTTGCTGACTTCGCTTCTTACGTGAAAGCACATGAAGACATGGGCACACAATACAAAGACCAAGCTGGTTGGGCTAAGAAAGCGATTCTTAACACGGCATTGGTTGGTAAGTTCACATCAGATCGCTCAATTCGCGACTACGTGAACAACATTTGGAAACTTGAAGCCGTTAACCGCTAA
- the malT gene encoding HTH-type transcriptional regulator MalT yields the protein MWIPSKLTRPGRLHNAILRPRVLDLLQNADCYKLVLFRSPAGYGKTTMAAQWLLDKPNVGWYSIDDSDNDAFRFINYLLQSLNKATQNSCPNAQKLAEKRQFSSLHSLLSEVFAEMSDYHHECFLVLDDYHLVNNDDIQEAMRFFLKHMPDNLTLVVTSRGTPPLGTANLRVRDLMIELGNDSLAFDTEETTRFFNQRVADGIDDTTADSICTYVEGWPSALQLIALQAQHQKRTLAQSAESFSHFNQAHLWDYLVEEVFDLLDKETRQFLMQCSVLDHFNDELVCALTQREDALGMIESLNRFGLFIYPLEGEKNWYRFHNLFGEFLAHERQARIPQQEAELHRSAAKAWIKQDTPHQALRHAQRAEDPELIIQILTDHGWPMFNQGELSSLEMAIKQLTTDQLYSDPKLSMLRAWLAQSQHRYEQVGTLLEEAETQYQARNIELDTQQQGQYNALRAQVAINSNEPEKALELAELSLSQLNTTVYRSRIVATSVVGEVNHVMGNLSRALPMMQQTEKLARQYQVYHQALWAILQQSEILIAQGYVQAAFELQDSAFKLIEEHQLKYVPLHEFLLRVRAQIFWCWNRLDEAEECCYKGLDILGHHSPSKHLHSYSMLARISLSRGEIDKASKFIDQIQHLLRQSTYHVDWTANASLSLILFWQVKGNKEAIRDWLNVAVRPESASNHFCQLQWRNIVRAHIILDQYEEAEEALTFLKSEAQRSHLITDTNRNLIVEAVLRTQINDEDSARVLLEEALHMTNQTGMVGNFLVDGGTIGHILDKLSNKPGLGDLERHRAQQIMKDISTTQRSRSVHFDEDFVENLVNHPNIPELVRTSPLTQREWQVLGLIYSGFSNEQIAQELDVAGTTIKTHIRNLYQKLNIANRKEAISTAENLLQLMGY from the coding sequence ATGTGGATCCCTTCGAAACTGACTCGTCCCGGCCGCTTACATAATGCAATCCTACGACCTAGGGTTCTCGATCTGCTCCAGAACGCAGATTGCTATAAGCTTGTATTGTTCCGTTCTCCTGCGGGCTATGGCAAGACCACCATGGCTGCACAGTGGCTGTTAGATAAGCCGAATGTGGGTTGGTACAGCATCGATGATAGTGACAACGATGCCTTCCGTTTTATCAACTACCTACTCCAATCACTCAATAAAGCGACTCAAAATTCCTGTCCCAATGCCCAAAAACTGGCAGAGAAACGACAGTTTTCATCGCTGCATTCTTTATTGAGCGAAGTATTCGCCGAGATGTCGGACTATCATCATGAGTGTTTTCTTGTTTTAGACGACTACCATTTAGTCAACAATGATGACATTCAAGAAGCAATGCGCTTTTTCCTCAAACACATGCCCGACAATCTCACGCTAGTTGTAACCAGTCGTGGTACACCACCCCTTGGTACGGCAAACCTTCGCGTTCGAGACTTAATGATCGAATTAGGTAATGACTCGCTGGCTTTTGATACCGAAGAGACGACGCGCTTTTTTAATCAGCGTGTTGCCGATGGTATTGATGACACAACGGCAGACAGTATTTGTACCTATGTAGAGGGTTGGCCTTCTGCCCTTCAACTTATTGCGCTGCAAGCCCAACATCAAAAACGCACGCTGGCGCAGTCTGCAGAGTCCTTCTCCCACTTTAATCAAGCCCATCTGTGGGACTACTTGGTTGAAGAGGTTTTCGACCTGTTAGACAAAGAAACTCGACAGTTCTTGATGCAGTGTTCAGTGCTTGACCACTTCAACGACGAACTGGTTTGTGCGCTAACACAACGTGAAGACGCACTGGGTATGATCGAATCATTAAATCGATTCGGTTTATTCATCTACCCGCTTGAAGGCGAAAAGAACTGGTATCGTTTCCATAACCTCTTTGGTGAATTTTTGGCACATGAGCGTCAAGCTCGAATCCCTCAACAAGAAGCAGAGTTGCACCGAAGTGCCGCGAAGGCGTGGATTAAACAAGACACACCACACCAAGCACTACGCCATGCACAGCGCGCTGAAGACCCAGAACTGATCATTCAAATACTGACAGATCACGGTTGGCCGATGTTTAACCAAGGAGAACTTTCCTCGTTAGAGATGGCGATCAAGCAACTGACTACGGATCAACTTTACAGCGACCCTAAACTGTCCATGTTACGAGCTTGGCTAGCACAAAGTCAGCACCGCTACGAACAAGTAGGGACATTATTGGAAGAGGCTGAAACACAATATCAAGCTCGAAATATTGAACTCGATACTCAACAACAAGGTCAATACAACGCCCTACGCGCGCAAGTCGCGATTAACAGTAATGAACCTGAAAAGGCCTTGGAATTGGCAGAGCTTTCGCTAAGTCAGCTGAACACCACCGTCTATCGTAGCCGAATTGTCGCCACGTCTGTTGTTGGTGAAGTCAATCACGTAATGGGCAACTTGAGCCGTGCACTGCCGATGATGCAGCAAACAGAAAAACTTGCACGCCAGTACCAAGTTTACCACCAAGCGCTTTGGGCAATTCTACAACAGAGCGAGATCTTAATTGCACAGGGTTACGTTCAAGCAGCATTCGAGCTGCAAGACAGTGCGTTCAAATTGATCGAAGAACACCAGCTAAAATACGTGCCTCTGCATGAATTCTTACTGCGTGTTAGAGCTCAAATATTCTGGTGTTGGAACCGATTAGATGAAGCGGAAGAGTGCTGTTACAAAGGCTTAGATATCCTTGGTCACCATTCGCCAAGTAAGCACCTTCACAGCTATTCAATGCTGGCTCGTATTTCACTGAGTCGCGGTGAAATTGATAAAGCATCTAAGTTTATCGACCAAATTCAGCACCTATTGCGTCAATCGACTTACCACGTGGACTGGACGGCGAACGCTTCCCTTTCTTTGATTCTTTTTTGGCAAGTAAAAGGCAATAAAGAGGCGATACGCGATTGGTTAAATGTGGCTGTTCGACCTGAATCGGCAAGCAACCACTTCTGCCAACTGCAATGGAGAAACATCGTTCGCGCTCACATCATTCTTGATCAGTATGAAGAAGCGGAAGAAGCGCTGACTTTCCTTAAGAGTGAAGCTCAGCGTTCACATCTGATTACAGACACCAACCGAAACTTGATCGTTGAAGCCGTATTACGTACACAAATTAACGATGAAGACAGCGCACGCGTGCTACTTGAAGAAGCGCTTCATATGACTAACCAAACCGGTATGGTCGGCAACTTCTTAGTAGACGGCGGGACTATCGGACATATCTTGGATAAGTTGAGCAACAAGCCTGGCTTAGGTGACTTAGAACGCCATCGCGCTCAACAGATCATGAAAGATATCTCGACCACCCAACGCAGCCGCTCGGTTCACTTTGATGAAGACTTTGTTGAAAACTTAGTCAATCACCCAAACATTCCTGAACTTGTGCGCACGAGTCCACTCACCCAGCGTGAATGGCAAGTACTTGGTTTGATCTATTCAGGGTTCAGTAACGAGCAGATCGCTCAAGAACTCGATGTAGCAGGTACCACCATCAAGACTCACATCCGTAACCTTTACCAAAAGCTAAACATTGCTAACCGTAAAGAAGCGATCAGCACAGCGGAGAATTTACTGCAGTTGATGGGGTACTAA